The DNA region GTCCCGACGATCGTGACCGCGCTCGAGATTCCTCCGCGCCTGCCTCCCGACGTGATGAACGCGACACCTTGCCTTTGACGACGAAAGGCAGTGATGCGCGAGGTCCACGTCGGGCGGCAGGCGCGGTGGGGCGCCGTTGTTTCGACGATCATCGGAGCGCGCCAGCCGCCCTTACGGAATTTTCGGTGATTGAATTTCGGCGATCGGAGATGATGCGCCGCGCGGCGCCGGAAGGGCGCCGCGCGGCGGATCGAACGATCAGTCGACGAGAAGACGGATCTCGGACACGGCGCGGACGCCGCGGTCCACGTAGAAGTCGCCGGTCGCGACGACCGCGAAACGGCCGGCCCCGCCATCCAGCGGCTTCCCGTCGCAGGCGTCGGCCAACAGCACCGGCGAGCCCGTCGGGAAGAAAACCTCCGTGCCGGAGAAGGCCGACCGGTAGCCGTCGGCCGCCGTCACGAGGACGAACACGCGCCGCGGATCGGCGCCCTTCGGCAGCAGCGGACGCACGACGTCGGCGAGATCGGCGCCGCGCCACACGTGCACGCCGCGGTAGCCGCGCCCTTCGCCGAACGACGCCTCGCGCCACGACCGGGGCGCGAACCGCGCGAACTCCTTCGCGCCGAGCGCGGCCGCCGGACCGTTCGGACCGACGAGCGCCGCCGACTCCGCCCTGGCGTCCTTCTTCGCCTTGGCCTTGTCCAGCGCCACGCCGGCCTGCCGCACGCGGATCGAGACGACGTCCTCGACGAACCGCGCCGGCCAGAGGTCGCCCGAGTCGGCGACGACGATCCCGCGCGGGGCGTCGAGCGCCGGACGCGCCTTGCCGTCGTGGCAGTTCGCGCAGCCCGCCGCGGCCGGCGGCAACTCCTCGTCCGCGCCGCGGAACGCCGCGCCGTCGAACCCGACGTCGGCGTGGTGGTGCGGCCAGACGAAGCGGCGCGCCGCCGCGACGACGACCCGCTGCGGGTCGCGCCCGAGGAAGATCTCGCCGTAGGAGAAGAGGGCCTTCTCCCCCTTCGCGCCGACCACCTCGACCAGCGTGTCGAGCGGGCGGTTGAAGCCGTCGTCGGTCGTCTTGCGCACGTCGGCCGCGTCGAGCAGGTCGCGCAGGCCGGCGCCGCGGAGCTCGACGGAGGCGCGGTAGGCGCCGTCGGCGCCCGACGTCTTCACCTTCCTCGCCGCCGTCGGCAGGGACGCCAAGCGGGCCGCGTCGAGAACGCCCGGCTTGGCCACCGCCCCCTCGATCTTCGCCGCAGGCGAAGCCTGCGGCTCGGGGCCGGGCTTCGCCGCCTGCGCGACGGCGGCGACCGCCGCCGCCGCGGCGAGGACCGCGGCGACGGCGAAGGCCGCCCCTCTCACAGCTTCACCACGAGGCCGCCGAAGAACATCCGCCCGGCGGCGGGATACATGTAGTCGTAGAGGTAGTCGCGGTCGAACAGGTTGCGCGCCTCGACGTACACCTCGGCGCCGCGGCCCAGATCGACGCCGACCCGCGCGTTCCACAGCATGTAGCCGCCGATCTTCTTCGCCGGATCGGTCGGGTAGTGCGGCGTCGGCAGGGCGGTGAAGACCTCGCCCATGTAGAGGCCGCCGACGTCGAGGTGCGCCCGCCGCCAGGGCAGCCGCCAGGCGAGGTCGAGCGTCGCGCTGTGCGCCGGGACGTTGATCACGTCGTCGGTCACGCGGTTGTCGTCCACGTCGATCGCGTGGTTGTAGGTGTAGGTGAACGCCAGGTGCAGCGGCGCGGCGACGTCGCCCTCGATCAGGGTCTCGAAGCCGGTCATGTGCGCTTCGCCGTAGTTCTGGTAGGTGTTGAGGACGTTGGAGCCGTCGCGCGAGATCATGTCCTTGACCGCGTAGCGGAAGAGCGACGCCTCGAAGCGGCCGTTCTCGGCGAACGTCCGGCCGTAGCCGAACGAAAGGTTGAAGCTCTTCTCCGGGTCGAGGTCGGTGTTGCCGCCCTTGCTGGAGTAGAGCTGCTGCAGCGTCGGGAAGCGCGACTTCTTGGCCGCGGCGACGAACAGCCGCTGCCCTTCGCCGAGCGAGTACTGCGCGGTCAGCGTGCCGCCGAAGGCGTTGGTGCTCGGCGTGGCGCGCGGGTCCTGGCGGACGAAGGCGCCGGTGTTCCGGTCGGTCACGTTCTGCCAGGCGTCGCGGACGCCGAACCAGTCCTCGCCGAGGCCGGCGACGACCGTCAGCTTGTCCGTCGCCCGCCACTCGGCCTCGACGCCGACGGTGCCGGTGCGGGAGACCGACTTGGCGAACGGCAGATAGGCGTCGTCGCGCTCGCTGTGCGAGTCCTCGCGGTAGTGGGCCGCGCCGCGCAGCGACCAGTCGCCGAGCTTCTTTTCCGCCGCCAGCGAGAAGCCGGCGATGAAGTCCTTGTACTCGCTGACGGAGATCTCGTTCGTCAGCGCCTGGTCGGAGTACGAGGCGTAGTCGTCGAGGTGGTCGTGGTAGAAGACCTTCTCGGTCAGCGTCCAGCCGGCGCCGACGCGCTGGCGGCCGTCGAGGTCGATGCCGTAGTCGCGGTACTTCGGCGCGCGGGCGAAGTGGGAGAAGGCGGGCTTGGCGAGCATCACCTGCGCCACGTCCATCGCCACCGGCATCCCCTTCTCCTGGTCGAGGTAGTGCACGTTGACGAACAACTCCGAGCGGTCGGACGGCTTGTAGCCGACCTTGGCCCAGAGGTCGGTCCGGTCGTAGTCGGAGTTGTCGCGGACGTCGCCGTCCTCGAGCACCGCGGGGATGTTCCGCGTCGGGTTCTTCTGCTGGATCATGCCGACGATCGGCGTGAAGTTGCGCGACAGCTTGTAGCCGTCCGACTTCTCCTTGCCGGCGTTGAACCAGAAGTTCCACGCCCCCTTGCGGGCGCCGTAGGTGGCCGAGGCGCGCGAGGTCGCTTCCTCGCCCGTCTCCAGCCGCACCGCGGCGTACGGCTTGTCGCCGGCCGTGCGGGTGACGATGTTGATCGCGCCGCCGAGCGCGTTGGCGCCGTAGAGGACCGAGGCGGCGGTTTTGATCACGTCGATCCGCGCGATGTTGTCGGTCGGGATCTGGTTCAGGTCGAGCTTGCCGTAGTTCGTCTCGTAGTACGGCACGCCGTCGATCAGCACCAGCAGCCGGCCCTGGTTGAAGCCGTGGATCGAGATGTCGGGCTCGTTCTTGCGGCCGATCGTCATCCGCACGCCGGGGGCGATCCGCAGCGCCTCGGCGACGGTCTTCGCGCCGGCGGCCTCGATCTGGTCCGCGGTGACCGACGTCTCGACGCTCGTCTGCGTCGCCTGCGGCGCGTTCGCCGTGACGGTCACCTGGGCGAGCGCGTACGGCTCGAACTCGGGCGGGTTGACGGGAACCGAACCGGCGTCCTCGGCGCCGGCGGCGAAGGCCGCCGTCGACACGAACGCCAGAAGAAGCGGGGCGAAATTCCTCATGCGGCACCTCAAACGCTCGGAATTGAGCGTGGGAGTAACGTTGCGACACCGCACCGTAATGGAACGGGCGCCGCTTGGCAACCGCTTCCACCCCGCCGCGCGCGTACAATTTCGCCGTCCGCGCACCGCAGCCGGAGAGGAGGCCCGATGCTCAGCGCCCGCAATCAACTCCCGGGAAAAGTCGTCTCGGTGAAGCTGGCGGAGGTCATGGCGGAGGTCGTGATCGACGTCGGCGGAAGCCAGGTCGTCGCGGCGATCACCCGCTCCTCGGCGGAGCAGATGAAGCTGCGCGCCGGCGACGCCGTGAAGGCGGTCGTCAAGGCGACCGAAGTGATGGTTCAAAAGGACTGACGAAAGCGCCACGAAACAAGGAAGGGACGATTCATGAAGCGACTCTTGGCCTGCTTCGCGATCTTGTTGTGCGCCGTCTCCGCGGCGTACGCCGGCGAGACGCTGGTCCTCGCCACGACCACCAGCACGGCCGACACCGGCCTTCTGGACTATCTCGTCCCGGCCTTCGAGAAGGCGCACGGCGCGACCGTCAAGGTCATCGCCGTCGGCTCCGGCGAAGCCTTGGCGATGGGGGCGCGCGGCGACGCCGACGTCCTCCTCGTCCACTCCAAGGCCGCCGAGGACGAGTTCATGGCGCAGGGGAACGGGCTCTCGCGCGACGAGGTGATGTACAACGACTTCGTCGTCGTCGGCCCCGCGGCCGACCCCGCCGGAATCAAGGGGCTCGACGCCGTCGCCGCCTTCAAGGCGATCGCGGAGAAGAAGGCGCTCTTCCTCTCCCGCGCCGACAAGTCGGGGACCCACAGCAAGGAACTCTCGATCTGGAAGAAGGCCGGCGTCGATCCGGAGAACCAGCCGTGGCGGCTCGCCACCGGGCAGGGGATGGGCGAAACGGCCCGCATCACGTCGGAGAAGCAGGGGTACACGCTGATCGACCGCGGGACCTACCTCGCCCTCGCCAAGTCGCTCAAGCTGGTCGTCCTGGCGGAGAAGTCGAAGGACCTGCTCAACACCTACCGCGTGATCGTCGTCGATCCGGTCAAGCATCCGGGGGTCCACGTCGCGACGGCGAAGGCGTTCGCCGCGTGGCTCGTCTCGCCGGAGACGCAGAAGATGATCGGCGAGTTCGGCAAGGAGAAGTTCGGGCAGTCGCTCTTCACCCCCGACGCCGTCAAGAAGTGAGCCGGGTTCCGGCGGGGCGCGCCGCGCGCCCCGCCGGGTCCGCCGCGGAAGGCGTCCTCCCCGGCGGCGTTCTCGCGAAATCGTTCCCCGCCGGCCGTCCGACGGTTGCCCGGCGTCCCGCCGCGCGGCAGAGTTGATCCGTTGCGGAGACGGACGAGGCGGTGATCGAACTCCTCGACAGCATGTGGGCGGCGCGCGGCGAACTGGCCGGGATCCTCGGCCTGTCGCTTCTCGTTTCCGGCGTGGCGATCGTCCTCTCGATGGTCGTGGGGGTGCCGGCGGGGGTCTTCCTCGCGCTGCGCCGCTTCCCCGGCCGCCGCTTCCTCGTCGCCCTCGTCAACACCGGGATGGGGCTGCCTCCGGTCGTCGTCGGCCTCTTCGTCTTTCTGCTGCTCTCGCGCGCCGGTCCGTTCGGCCCGCTCGAGCTGCTCTACACGCCGTGGGCGATGATCCTCGCCCAGGTGATCATCGCCGGGCCGCTCGTCGTCGGGATCACCCTCGCCGCGATCCAGGGGCTCGACGAGAAGCTGCGGCTGCAGATCCTCTCGCTCGGCGCCTCGCGGACGCAGTACTACTGGCGGCTCGTGCAGGAGGCGCGCCTCTCCCTCGTCGCCGCGCTCGCCGCCGGCTTCGGCTCGGTGATCTCGGAAGTCGGCGCGGTGATGATGGTCGGCGGCAACATCAAGGGGCAGACGCGCGTGATGACGACGGCGATCGTCCTCGCCACGCGCCAAGGGGAGTTCCCGCTCGCCCTCGCCCTCGGCGGCCTGCTGCTGCTGCTCGCCCTCGGCGTCAACTGGCTCTTCACCGTCGTGCAGCAGAGGCAGCGCCCATGATCCTCGAACGGCTCGAGAACGTGCGCGTGGTCCACGGCGGCAAGGCGACGCTCGACGTCCCGGCGTTCGAACTCGAGGAAGGCGAGATCCGCGTCGTCGTCGGTCCGACCGGCGCCGGCAAGAGCACGCTGCTGCGCGTGCTCCACCTGCTCGAGCGGCCGACCGAGGGGAAGGCGCTCTGGCGCGGCGAGGCGACGCCGTGGCCGGCCCCGCTGCCGCTGCGCCGGCGGATCGCCATGGCCTTCCAGGAGCCGCTGCCGCTCGCCGGGACCGTCTTCGACAACGTCGCCTACGGCCTCAAGCTGCGCGGCTTCAAGGGCGCGGAACTCCGCGGGCGGGTCGGCGAAACGCTGGCCCTGCTGCGGATCGACAATCTCGCCGCGCGCTCCGCGCGGACCCTCTCCGGCGGCGAGGCGCAGCGGACGGCGCTCGCCCGCGCCCTCGCGCTTCGCCCGGAGCTGCTCCTGCTCGACGAGCCGCTCGCGGCGCTCGACGAGCCGATCCGCGAAGCGCTGCGCGAGGAACTGCGGACGATCGTGCGGGAGAACGGCATCACCTGCGTCTACGTCACCCACGACCAGACCGAGGCGTTCACCTTGGGCGACCGTCTGACCGTGCTGCACGCGGGACGGATCGCGCAGACCGGTCCGCCCGCCGAAGTTTTCCGCCGTCCGAAAACCCGCTTCGTGGCGCAGTTCGTCCAGGCCGGCAATATTCTGCCTTGCGAAGTGCTGGAGGCGACCGACGGCCGCGCCGTCGTGTCGCTCGGGCAAGGGCGACTCGTCGTGACCGACTGCGACGCCCAAGCCGGCGCGCGGCGGCTCTGCTGCGTCCGCGCCGAGGACGTCGCGCTCGCCCCCGCCGAGGCGGCGGACGCCGGCGCCGGCGACTTCGTCGGCTCGGTCGCCGCGGCGACCGAGCTCGGCGCGCTGACGCGCGTCGCCCTCGACTGCGGCTTCCCGCTCGTCGCGCTTCTTCCGCGGCGCGCGGCGGAGGAACTGGGGCTCGCGGTCGGCCGGCGGCTCGCCGCGCGGATCGCGCCGGGAACGGCTCACTTGATCGAGGACGGAAACGACAGTGCCCACGCCGACGACGGTCGAAGCTCTTCATCTGGCGCTTGAACGGGTCGCGCCGCTCCCCCTCGCGCGCCTGCCGCTGGCCGAGGTCCTCGGCCTCGCGCTCGCCGAGGACGTCGTCTCGCGCGACACGATCCCCCCCTTCGTCAACTCCGCGATGGACGGCTACGCCGTGCGCGCGGCCGACGTCGCCGCGGCAGGTCCCGCGTCGCCGGCGCGTCTCGTCGTGCTCGAGGACGTGCCCGCGGGGCGTTCGGCGACGCGCCCGGTCGCGCCGGGAACGGCGATCCGGATCATGACCGGCGCGCCGCTGCCGGACGGCGCCGACACGGTCGTGAAGGTCGAGGACACGAAGCAGGACGGCGACGCGGCGCTGATCCTGCGCGCCGAGAAGCGCGGCGCGAACGTGCGCGCCGCCGGCGAGGACGTGCGCGCCGGCGAGCGCGCGCTCGCCGCGGGCACGGCCCTCCGCCCGGCGGAGATCGGCCTGCTCGCCGCGCTCGGCGTGGCCGAGCCGCTCGTGCGGCGGCGCCCGCGCGTCGCGGTCGTCACGACCGGCGACGAGCTCGTGGACGTCGCGGAGAATCCGGGGCCCGGGCAGATCCGCGACGCCAACATCCACGCCATGTGCGCGCAGCTCCGCGCGCTCGGCGCCGAGCCTCTCCCCTTCCCGCGCGTCGCCGACCGCCGCGAGGCGGTGCTCGACGCGCTCGCCGCGGCGCTCGCCGCGGCCGACATGGTGCTGACCAACGGCGGCATCTCCGTCGGCGACTACGACTTCGTCAAGGGCGTCCTCGCCGAGCTCGGCGCGCACGAGGTCTTCTGGAAGGTGCGCCAGAAGCCGGGCGGCCCGCTCGGCTTCTACGTCGCGCAGGGGAAGCCGGTCTTCGGCCTTCCCGGAAACCCGGTCGCGGCGCAGGTCTGCATCGAGGAGTACGCGCGGCCGACGCTGCGTTCGATGATGGGGCACGCGCGGCTCCATCGGCCGACGGCGACGGCGCGCATCGTCGAGGGGTACCGCAAGAGCGGCCAGGACGGCAAGCTCCACTTCGTGCGGGTCTTCGCCCAGTGGAGCGGAAGCGGCCTCGAGGCGCGCACGACCGGCCCGCAGGGGTCGGGCCTGCTGACGTCGATGGTCGGCGCGAACGGCCTCGCGCTCGTCCCCGCCGAAGCGGTCGAGATCCCGCCCGGCGGCGCCGTGACGGTCCACCTGACCGACCTGCCCGAGGACCGCTGATGCTGCGCGACCAGAGCCGGCGACGGATCCACTACCTGCGCGTTTCGGTGACCGATCGCTGCAACCACCGCTGCCGCTACTGCCTCCCCGCGGCGGGGGCGCGGCTGCTCCCGCACGAGGAGATCCTCCGCTACGAGGAGATCCTCGCCTTCGCCGCCGTCGCCGCGCGCGAGGGGATCGACAAGCTGCGCGTCACCGGCGGCGAACCGCTGCTGCGCCGCGGCATCGTCTCGTTCATGGAGCGGCTGGTCGCCACGCCGGGGCTCGACGACGTCTCGATGACGACGAACGGCACGCTCCTGCCGCGGTTCGCCGCGGAGCTGCGCGCCGCGGGGCTGAAGCGGATCAACATCGGCATTCCGAGCCTCCATCCCGACACCTACCGCGGCCTGACGCGCGGCGGCTCGCTCGCCGACGCGACGGCGGGTCTCGAGAGCGCGCTCGCGGCGGGGTTCTCGCCGGTCAAGGTCAACGTCGTCGTGCTGCGCGCGATCAGCGACGATCCGGCGCCGTACCTCGAGCTGACGCGGCGCCTGCCGGTGCAGGTCCGCTTCATCGAGTACATGCCGATCGGCCCCGTGCCGTCCGAGCAGTGGTTCGTCTCGGCGGCCGAGTTCGAAAGCCGCCTCGCGGCGTACGGCCCGTTCGAGCCCGCCGGCGAGGCGGGAGACGGGCCGGCGAGCGCGCCGCTCCGGATCCCCGGCGCGCCGGGCAGCTTCGCGCGGATCGCGGCGATGACCGAGCACTTCTGCGACCGCTGCAACCGGCTGCGGCTGACCGCCGACGGCCGGCTTCGCCTCTGCCTCTTCGGGCAGCAGGAGATCGACCTCCGCTCGGCGTTGCGCCCGCAGGTGGACGAGGCCGCCCTCGCCGCGCTTCTCGCCCAGGCGGTCGCCGCGAAGCCGCAGAGCTGCCTGCCGGAGCGCGGCCTGGTCGGCGGGCGGCGCATGTCGCAGATCGGAGGGTGAGATGGCGAAGGAGCTGAGCCACCTCGACCGCGAAGGGCGCGCGCGGATGGTGGACGTCGGCGGGAAGACGCCGACGGCGCGGGAGGCGGTCGCCAAGGCGCGCGTGCTGCTGAACGCCGAGACGTTCCGCCTGGTGCGCGAAGGGCTGGTCAAGAAGGGGGACGTGCTGACCGTCGCCGAGATCGCCGGCGTGCAGGCGGCGAAGCGGACGTTCGAGCTGATCCCGCTCTGCCATCCGCTGCCGCTGACCTTCGCCGGCGTGACGCTGACGCTCGACGAGGCGACGACGAGCGTCGAGATCGAGGCCGTCTGCCGCACGAAGGCCGAGACCGGCGTCGAGATGGAGGCGCTCACCGCCGCGAGCGTCGCCGCATTGACCGTCTACGACATGTGCAAGGCGGCGCAGAAGGACATCCGCGTCGCCGACCTCCGCCTCGTCCGCAAGACCGGCGGCAAGTCGGGCGACTACAGCGCCGAATGAGCGCGAGGAAGCAGAGCATGGCCGAAGTCGTCTCCGTCAACGTGTCGGTCGCCAAGGGAACGAAGAAGGTCCCCGCGCCGCAGGTCGAGCTGCGCCCGGAGCACGGGATCGTCGGCGACGCGCACGCCGGGAAGTGGCACCGCCAAGTCAGCCTGCTGGCGCAGGAGAGCGTCGATCAGATGGTCGGCAAGCTGGCCGCGATCGGCGTGACGATCCACCCCGGCGATTTCGCCGAGAACATCCTCACCCGCGGCATCGTCCTCAAGACGCTGCCGATCGGGACGCGCCTCAGGGTCGGCGGGACGCTGCTCGAGGTGACGCAGATCGGCAAGGAGTGCCACTTCGGCTGCGAGATCCGCCGCCAGGTGGGCGACTGCGTGATGCCGCGCGAAGGGATCTTCGCCAAGGTGATCGAAGGGGGCGTGATCCGCGCCGGCGACGCCGTCGAACAGCTCCCCGCCGCGGTCGCGCCGTGACGGCCGCGGAGACGCGCCGATGAAGGCCGCCGTCCTCACCCTCTCCGACAGCTGCGTCGCCGGGACGCGGGTGGACGAGAGCGGCCCGCACAT from bacterium includes:
- a CDS encoding ABC transporter permease; this translates as MWAARGELAGILGLSLLVSGVAIVLSMVVGVPAGVFLALRRFPGRRFLVALVNTGMGLPPVVVGLFVFLLLSRAGPFGPLELLYTPWAMILAQVIIAGPLVVGITLAAIQGLDEKLRLQILSLGASRTQYYWRLVQEARLSLVAALAAGFGSVISEVGAVMMVGGNIKGQTRVMTTAIVLATRQGEFPLALALGGLLLLLALGVNWLFTVVQQRQRP
- a CDS encoding TonB-dependent receptor translates to MRNFAPLLLAFVSTAAFAAGAEDAGSVPVNPPEFEPYALAQVTVTANAPQATQTSVETSVTADQIEAAGAKTVAEALRIAPGVRMTIGRKNEPDISIHGFNQGRLLVLIDGVPYYETNYGKLDLNQIPTDNIARIDVIKTAASVLYGANALGGAINIVTRTAGDKPYAAVRLETGEEATSRASATYGARKGAWNFWFNAGKEKSDGYKLSRNFTPIVGMIQQKNPTRNIPAVLEDGDVRDNSDYDRTDLWAKVGYKPSDRSELFVNVHYLDQEKGMPVAMDVAQVMLAKPAFSHFARAPKYRDYGIDLDGRQRVGAGWTLTEKVFYHDHLDDYASYSDQALTNEISVSEYKDFIAGFSLAAEKKLGDWSLRGAAHYREDSHSERDDAYLPFAKSVSRTGTVGVEAEWRATDKLTVVAGLGEDWFGVRDAWQNVTDRNTGAFVRQDPRATPSTNAFGGTLTAQYSLGEGQRLFVAAAKKSRFPTLQQLYSSKGGNTDLDPEKSFNLSFGYGRTFAENGRFEASLFRYAVKDMISRDGSNVLNTYQNYGEAHMTGFETLIEGDVAAPLHLAFTYTYNHAIDVDDNRVTDDVINVPAHSATLDLAWRLPWRRAHLDVGGLYMGEVFTALPTPHYPTDPAKKIGGYMLWNARVGVDLGRGAEVYVEARNLFDRDYLYDYMYPAAGRMFFGGLVVKL
- a CDS encoding MOSC domain-containing protein; this encodes MSARKQSMAEVVSVNVSVAKGTKKVPAPQVELRPEHGIVGDAHAGKWHRQVSLLAQESVDQMVGKLAAIGVTIHPGDFAENILTRGIVLKTLPIGTRLRVGGTLLEVTQIGKECHFGCEIRRQVGDCVMPREGIFAKVIEGGVIRAGDAVEQLPAAVAP
- the moaA gene encoding GTP 3',8-cyclase MoaA, giving the protein MLRDQSRRRIHYLRVSVTDRCNHRCRYCLPAAGARLLPHEEILRYEEILAFAAVAAREGIDKLRVTGGEPLLRRGIVSFMERLVATPGLDDVSMTTNGTLLPRFAAELRAAGLKRINIGIPSLHPDTYRGLTRGGSLADATAGLESALAAGFSPVKVNVVVLRAISDDPAPYLELTRRLPVQVRFIEYMPIGPVPSEQWFVSAAEFESRLAAYGPFEPAGEAGDGPASAPLRIPGAPGSFARIAAMTEHFCDRCNRLRLTADGRLRLCLFGQQEIDLRSALRPQVDEAALAALLAQAVAAKPQSCLPERGLVGGRRMSQIGG
- a CDS encoding substrate-binding domain-containing protein; translated protein: MKRLLACFAILLCAVSAAYAGETLVLATTTSTADTGLLDYLVPAFEKAHGATVKVIAVGSGEALAMGARGDADVLLVHSKAAEDEFMAQGNGLSRDEVMYNDFVVVGPAADPAGIKGLDAVAAFKAIAEKKALFLSRADKSGTHSKELSIWKKAGVDPENQPWRLATGQGMGETARITSEKQGYTLIDRGTYLALAKSLKLVVLAEKSKDLLNTYRVIVVDPVKHPGVHVATAKAFAAWLVSPETQKMIGEFGKEKFGQSLFTPDAVKK
- the moaC gene encoding cyclic pyranopterin monophosphate synthase MoaC: MAKELSHLDREGRARMVDVGGKTPTAREAVAKARVLLNAETFRLVREGLVKKGDVLTVAEIAGVQAAKRTFELIPLCHPLPLTFAGVTLTLDEATTSVEIEAVCRTKAETGVEMEALTAASVAALTVYDMCKAAQKDIRVADLRLVRKTGGKSGDYSAE
- a CDS encoding molybdopterin molybdotransferase MoeA; translation: MPTPTTVEALHLALERVAPLPLARLPLAEVLGLALAEDVVSRDTIPPFVNSAMDGYAVRAADVAAAGPASPARLVVLEDVPAGRSATRPVAPGTAIRIMTGAPLPDGADTVVKVEDTKQDGDAALILRAEKRGANVRAAGEDVRAGERALAAGTALRPAEIGLLAALGVAEPLVRRRPRVAVVTTGDELVDVAENPGPGQIRDANIHAMCAQLRALGAEPLPFPRVADRREAVLDALAAALAAADMVLTNGGISVGDYDFVKGVLAELGAHEVFWKVRQKPGGPLGFYVAQGKPVFGLPGNPVAAQVCIEEYARPTLRSMMGHARLHRPTATARIVEGYRKSGQDGKLHFVRVFAQWSGSGLEARTTGPQGSGLLTSMVGANGLALVPAEAVEIPPGGAVTVHLTDLPEDR
- a CDS encoding TOBE domain-containing protein: MLSARNQLPGKVVSVKLAEVMAEVVIDVGGSQVVAAITRSSAEQMKLRAGDAVKAVVKATEVMVQKD
- a CDS encoding ABC transporter ATP-binding protein, which encodes MILERLENVRVVHGGKATLDVPAFELEEGEIRVVVGPTGAGKSTLLRVLHLLERPTEGKALWRGEATPWPAPLPLRRRIAMAFQEPLPLAGTVFDNVAYGLKLRGFKGAELRGRVGETLALLRIDNLAARSARTLSGGEAQRTALARALALRPELLLLDEPLAALDEPIREALREELRTIVRENGITCVYVTHDQTEAFTLGDRLTVLHAGRIAQTGPPAEVFRRPKTRFVAQFVQAGNILPCEVLEATDGRAVVSLGQGRLVVTDCDAQAGARRLCCVRAEDVALAPAEAADAGAGDFVGSVAAATELGALTRVALDCGFPLVALLPRRAAEELGLAVGRRLAARIAPGTAHLIEDGNDSAHADDGRSSSSGA